One genomic segment of Helicobacter enhydrae includes these proteins:
- the cas9 gene encoding type II CRISPR RNA-guided endonuclease Cas9 (Cas9, originally named Csn1, is the large, multifunctional signature protein of type II CRISPR/Cas systems. It is well known even to general audiences because its RNA-guided endonuclease activity has made it a popular tool for custom editing of eukaryotic genomes.) has product MKIRTLGVDLGIASIGWALIQEEGERLDIIDSGVRIFTKAEHPKDKSSLALPRRIARSARRSIRRKRARILQVKKFLASTLDIKLEGMLSDTQMLAALFDTRKDFLSPWQLRVEGLDRRLSDAELARVILHIAKRRGYDDLTYGIEDNEKGKVLKAVKQNQALLLKYRSVGEMMVQEFFQKPREGYIGQWENVRNHPEQGDYKRCVGRSELRAELKLILQTQAKLGNTKVTDSFVSMLLGDEQAQSKSQKEGLIFYQRPLKGFADKIGHCVHLPSQKRACKGAPSAEEFIAVSKIINTLLYISNQTGVQWELPVLIDQILSKAYELKSGVSYAKLREILQLPEAFEFRELTYSKEKVEQNTKFIELQATHKLLKANPTLPRHIQDEIAAILGANKDWETIQKLLANLNLTQEQISRICDAKLQFATHINLSLEALAKLLPLMKEGKRYDEAVGILQQRGEFVVPNICKKDSLPPLCELAKEDSYFDIPNPVVNRALSEFRKVVNALIAKYGKFHYFNLELTREVGQSKKERSEVERRQRENEALSVQALDQLKTLGMAENSKNLLKCKLWIQQNEYCLYSGKKIPSGALKDPNLVEVDHCFPLSRSLDDSQDNKILCFKTENQNKRNQTPYEYFQEGRWESYVKFVYQSKFSTKKKKKLVNKLFKDRECGDRASFLTRNLVDTGYIARVVSLYVKNYLDFEPIANKKEHLRIVSGSLTSALRSYWGLVDKNREHHLHHAQDAIIIACINPSTINKYSQFLKEKELGYKDSAHKAQKLSEAEYKTKLALRYPTKDFKNKVEESIQKIIVSHSVSHKVSGALHQETIRKREAYYATYGGEEGVKKAIAFGKIREINGGLVDNGEMVRVDIFRHKLQGGFYAVPIYTFDFAKGVLPNKAIVAGKKDGVIKDWLEMDENYEFCFSLSKNDCVKIQTKEMEEPIVAVYKKNRFCYRNNGF; this is encoded by the coding sequence ATGAAAATCAGAACGCTTGGCGTAGATTTGGGGATTGCAAGTATTGGATGGGCTCTTATCCAAGAGGAGGGGGAAAGATTGGACATTATTGATAGTGGAGTGAGGATTTTTACCAAAGCAGAACACCCAAAAGACAAAAGCTCTCTTGCACTTCCTAGACGCATAGCAAGAAGTGCTAGGAGATCTATTAGACGCAAAAGAGCTAGGATTTTGCAGGTTAAAAAATTTCTAGCCTCTACTTTGGACATCAAACTTGAAGGTATGTTGAGCGACACTCAAATGCTTGCGGCTTTGTTTGACACTCGCAAAGACTTTTTGTCTCCTTGGCAATTAAGGGTAGAGGGTTTGGATAGGAGATTGAGTGATGCAGAGCTTGCAAGGGTGATTTTGCATATTGCCAAACGCAGAGGCTATGATGATTTGACTTATGGAATCGAAGACAATGAAAAAGGTAAGGTGCTTAAAGCAGTCAAACAAAATCAAGCCCTTTTGCTTAAGTATCGTAGTGTTGGCGAGATGATGGTTCAGGAGTTTTTCCAAAAGCCTCGTGAGGGATATATTGGTCAGTGGGAAAATGTTAGAAATCATCCAGAACAAGGGGATTACAAGCGTTGTGTTGGGCGTAGTGAGCTTAGGGCAGAGCTGAAGTTGATTTTGCAAACACAAGCAAAATTGGGCAATACAAAAGTCACAGACAGCTTTGTTTCAATGCTTCTTGGAGATGAACAAGCACAAAGCAAAAGCCAAAAAGAAGGATTGATTTTTTATCAGCGTCCTTTGAAGGGATTTGCTGACAAAATTGGTCATTGTGTGCATTTGCCATCGCAAAAACGGGCTTGTAAAGGTGCTCCGAGTGCAGAAGAGTTTATCGCTGTGAGCAAAATCATCAATACTTTGCTTTATATTTCCAATCAAACAGGGGTGCAATGGGAGCTTCCTGTGTTGATCGATCAGATTCTCTCAAAAGCCTATGAGCTTAAATCTGGGGTGAGTTATGCCAAGCTTAGAGAGATTTTGCAACTTCCTGAAGCCTTTGAGTTTCGAGAATTGACCTATAGCAAAGAAAAGGTGGAGCAAAATACAAAATTTATAGAACTTCAGGCTACCCACAAACTTTTGAAAGCCAACCCAACGCTCCCTAGGCACATACAAGATGAAATTGCAGCAATTTTGGGAGCCAATAAGGATTGGGAAACTATCCAAAAATTACTTGCAAATCTCAATCTAACCCAAGAGCAAATTTCAAGAATTTGTGATGCCAAACTCCAGTTTGCGACACATATCAATCTCAGCCTTGAAGCTTTGGCAAAACTCCTGCCTCTTATGAAAGAGGGTAAGCGTTATGATGAGGCTGTAGGGATTTTGCAACAAAGGGGAGAGTTTGTAGTGCCAAATATTTGCAAAAAAGATTCTTTGCCTCCACTTTGTGAGTTGGCAAAAGAGGATAGCTATTTTGATATTCCAAACCCTGTGGTCAATCGGGCTTTGAGTGAGTTTAGAAAAGTTGTCAATGCCTTGATTGCAAAATATGGCAAATTTCATTATTTCAATCTTGAGCTTACAAGGGAGGTGGGTCAAAGCAAAAAGGAGCGTAGCGAAGTCGAGAGGAGACAGAGAGAAAATGAAGCTTTGAGTGTTCAGGCTTTGGATCAGCTCAAGACGCTAGGAATGGCAGAAAATAGCAAAAATCTACTCAAGTGCAAACTTTGGATTCAGCAAAATGAGTATTGTTTGTATTCGGGCAAAAAGATACCTTCTGGGGCACTCAAAGATCCCAATCTTGTAGAAGTGGATCATTGCTTCCCATTGAGTCGAAGTTTGGATGATTCTCAAGACAACAAAATCCTCTGCTTCAAAACAGAGAATCAAAACAAACGCAACCAAACACCTTATGAGTATTTTCAGGAAGGGCGTTGGGAGAGCTATGTCAAGTTTGTTTATCAGAGCAAATTTAGCACAAAGAAAAAGAAAAAGCTTGTCAATAAACTTTTTAAAGATAGAGAATGCGGGGATAGAGCTTCATTTTTGACACGCAATTTGGTCGATACTGGCTATATCGCAAGAGTTGTGAGTCTTTATGTCAAAAATTATTTGGATTTTGAGCCTATTGCCAACAAAAAAGAGCATCTTAGAATTGTTTCTGGATCGCTGACTTCTGCACTAAGGAGTTATTGGGGATTGGTTGATAAAAATCGAGAACACCACCTCCATCACGCACAAGATGCTATCATCATCGCTTGTATCAATCCAAGCACGATCAACAAATACAGCCAATTTCTCAAAGAAAAAGAATTGGGCTACAAAGATTCTGCACACAAGGCTCAAAAACTAAGTGAGGCAGAATACAAAACCAAACTTGCTCTGCGTTATCCTACAAAGGATTTCAAAAACAAAGTTGAAGAATCTATCCAAAAAATCATAGTCTCACATAGCGTATCGCACAAGGTGAGTGGAGCATTACATCAGGAAACAATTCGTAAAAGGGAAGCATATTATGCAACTTATGGTGGTGAAGAGGGAGTAAAAAAGGCAATCGCATTTGGAAAGATTAGGGAAATCAATGGGGGACTAGTAGATAATGGCGAGATGGTGCGTGTAGATATATTTAGGCATAAACTCCAAGGAGGATTTTATGCAGTGCCTATTTATACTTTTGATTTTGCCAAAGGTGTTCTGCCTAACAAAGCAATTGTTGCTGGTAAAAAAGATGGGGTGATCAAAGATTGGCTAGAGATGGATGAAAATTATGAGTTCTGCTTCTCGCTTTCTAAAAATGATTGTGTCAAAATCCAAACAAAAGAGATGGAAGAGCCAATCGTAGCGGTTTATAAAAAAAACAGGTTCTGCTACAGGAACAATGGATTTTGA
- the cas1 gene encoding type II CRISPR-associated endonuclease Cas1, with amino-acid sequence MFDEAYRTLFLSSALKLSHRDNQLCIHGEKSASIPLQDIHTIVIDTPQIALSSSLLEAFARYRIAVFVSDDSHLPSGVFLPFLTHYRNAQILEYQINQSKQSKAIMWQKIIQAKIKNQGTLLIQENKLPIASKLQTLQKGVKLADATNNEAKASALYFPALFGKGFSRKEICPINSALNYGYAVIRGSIARNLIGSGLLPSLGIFHHNQFNPFNLADDLIEPYRAFVDSLVLKLDFEDTFERRHRIELVNILNTKVLVGGKFYPMHRAITRSVWSVANMICGKCRQIELPILDEVSNGREVYESSSDV; translated from the coding sequence ATGTTTGATGAAGCGTATCGGACATTATTTTTGAGCTCTGCACTCAAACTTTCGCATCGAGACAATCAGCTCTGTATTCACGGAGAAAAATCAGCGTCCATCCCTCTGCAAGACATTCACACTATCGTGATTGATACTCCACAGATCGCTTTAAGTTCCTCTCTTTTGGAGGCATTTGCACGCTATCGGATTGCTGTGTTTGTCAGCGATGATTCTCATTTGCCTAGTGGAGTTTTTTTGCCTTTTTTGACTCATTATCGCAATGCTCAAATTTTGGAATATCAAATCAATCAAAGCAAACAGAGTAAGGCTATAATGTGGCAAAAAATTATTCAAGCCAAAATCAAGAATCAAGGCACACTCCTCATTCAAGAAAACAAGCTACCAATCGCCTCAAAACTTCAAACCTTGCAAAAAGGAGTCAAACTTGCAGATGCGACAAACAACGAAGCCAAAGCCTCCGCATTGTATTTCCCTGCACTCTTTGGGAAGGGTTTTTCCCGCAAGGAGATTTGCCCTATTAATTCTGCTCTAAATTATGGCTATGCAGTCATAAGGGGCTCTATTGCTAGAAATCTCATTGGTTCGGGTTTGTTGCCTTCTCTTGGGATTTTTCACCACAATCAGTTCAATCCTTTTAATCTTGCAGATGATTTGATTGAGCCTTATCGTGCGTTTGTGGATTCGCTAGTGCTGAAGTTGGATTTTGAAGATACTTTTGAGCGTCGTCATCGCATCGAGCTTGTGAATATTCTCAATACAAAAGTGCTTGTAGGTGGCAAATTCTATCCTATGCATCGAGCCATTACACGCAGTGTGTGGAGTGTAGCCAATATGATTTGTGGCAAATGCAGACAAATTGAACTTCCGATTTTAGATGAGGTGAGCAATGGAAGAGAAGTTTATGAGAGTTCTAGTGATGTTTGA
- the cas2 gene encoding CRISPR-associated endonuclease Cas2, whose protein sequence is MEEKFMRVLVMFDVPTKTKEERNMATKFRQKLIKEGYFMLQFSVYVRICKGIASANRYMERLQLFLPKRGHIRAIILTEKQFDHMRILMGEESKIEQARKPVQLTLF, encoded by the coding sequence ATGGAAGAGAAGTTTATGAGAGTTCTAGTGATGTTTGATGTGCCAACAAAAACCAAGGAGGAGAGGAATATGGCGACCAAATTTCGCCAGAAGCTGATCAAAGAGGGGTATTTTATGTTGCAATTCTCTGTTTATGTGAGGATTTGCAAAGGGATCGCTAGTGCCAATCGTTATATGGAAAGACTTCAACTTTTTCTGCCAAAGCGTGGGCATATCCGTGCAATCATCTTAACAGAAAAACAATTTGATCATATGAGAATCTTGATGGGAGAAGAAAGTAAAATTGAACAAGCACGCAAACCCGTGCAATTAACATTGTTTTGA